A single Desulfomicrobium apsheronum DNA region contains:
- a CDS encoding response regulator receiver domain → MSDFQSLSRSAMASFLQHVVVVDDRAYKEKDDTPKPDLTAPGRGDARPKPNKELISVSAPEHRLRTKILVESFADFGLVCSVLEPDQNSNNDSIVLKVAQRADIVVLDWKIHETYGEITLGLINRILKDDSSDRLRLFAIYTGENDLFKIADAVKGLFKPDDIINRNDGLLFSAGPVTVTILAKEDTKVNPEFKNRVIKEENLPTKLILEFSQTTSGLMANVVLEAFAAIRSNAHSILSKFPPEMDAPYVAHRILSDPPEEAESHVVPLVMAEIENVVGGDNKVNHHLKTCNIYKWLHNKLRFGDHSCYLDVPLCGDMKLRYAARFYVHHLMKLVKNGIEHQYSEKDPPNLQALIKSIKNNNKNLSELTGLFCANGQRELLDRDFAVLTSVKSVYGSTAPTLRLGSIIAKVSSSKQFKKVDSYLLCIQPVCDSVRLDGTGRVFPFLKLIEKTKPKHKIFAVLPHGDGHLELVLSLKSYDLSLIKFKPSSSGKPIVAQKSEMKWYFDAGEEDVKYQWLADLKTAQAQRVANDFAREVSRVGLTESDWLRRMAK, encoded by the coding sequence ATGTCAGATTTTCAAAGTCTGTCTAGATCTGCAATGGCCAGTTTTCTTCAACACGTTGTAGTCGTTGATGATAGGGCATACAAAGAAAAAGATGACACCCCGAAGCCTGATCTCACTGCGCCTGGAAGGGGCGATGCACGCCCAAAGCCCAACAAAGAACTCATAAGTGTAAGTGCTCCTGAACATCGGTTGCGTACCAAGATTTTAGTTGAGAGCTTCGCAGACTTTGGCCTCGTTTGTTCTGTTCTTGAACCAGACCAAAATAGCAACAACGACAGTATTGTGCTCAAGGTTGCTCAACGAGCTGACATCGTGGTTTTAGATTGGAAAATTCATGAGACTTACGGTGAAATAACTCTTGGGCTGATTAATAGAATACTCAAAGATGATTCGTCCGATAGATTACGGTTGTTTGCTATTTATACTGGAGAAAATGATCTATTTAAAATAGCGGATGCGGTTAAGGGGCTATTCAAACCAGATGATATTATCAATCGGAACGATGGTCTTTTATTTAGTGCTGGGCCTGTTACTGTAACAATACTAGCAAAAGAAGACACTAAAGTTAATCCTGAATTCAAAAATCGAGTTATTAAAGAAGAGAATCTGCCAACTAAATTAATATTGGAATTTTCTCAAACAACTTCCGGGTTGATGGCAAACGTTGTACTAGAAGCTTTTGCAGCTATTCGTTCCAATGCACACAGCATCCTCAGCAAGTTTCCTCCTGAGATGGATGCCCCATATGTTGCACACCGGATCTTGTCAGATCCACCTGAAGAAGCTGAATCTCATGTTGTCCCACTTGTAATGGCTGAGATAGAAAATGTAGTTGGCGGGGATAATAAAGTTAATCATCATTTAAAGACTTGCAATATATACAAATGGTTACATAACAAGCTGAGATTTGGCGACCATAGTTGCTACTTGGACGTGCCTCTTTGTGGTGACATGAAACTTAGGTATGCGGCGAGATTTTATGTTCATCATTTAATGAAATTGGTTAAGAATGGGATAGAGCACCAATACTCAGAGAAAGATCCTCCCAATCTTCAAGCGCTAATAAAATCGATCAAAAATAATAACAAAAATTTGAGTGAACTGACAGGCTTGTTCTGCGCTAATGGACAACGCGAGCTATTGGACAGGGATTTTGCAGTGCTGACATCTGTCAAATCTGTTTATGGGAGCACTGCGCCTACATTAAGGCTTGGATCAATTATTGCGAAGGTAAGCAGTTCTAAACAATTCAAAAAGGTTGATTCATATCTACTATGCATTCAACCTGTTTGTGACAGTGTGAGGCTAGACGGCACTGGTAGAGTTTTTCCATTTTTAAAACTTATCGAAAAGACTAAACCTAAGCATAAAATATTTGCCGTATTGCCGCATGGTGATGGACATTTAGAACTTGTTTTAAGTCTTAAGAGTTATGATTTGTCATTGATCAAATTCAAGCCAAGCTCTTCGGGTAAACCAATTGTTGCTCAGAAAAGTGAGATGAAATGGTACTTCGACGCTGGCGAAGAGGATGTTAAGTATCAGTGGTTAGCTGATTTAAAAACTGCACAAGCCCAAAGAGTAGCAAATGATTTTGCTAGAGAAGTTTCACGAGTCGGGCTTACTGAATCAGACTGGCTTCGTCGAATGGCAAAATAA
- a CDS encoding DNA cytosine methyltransferase, producing MLNYKDDTDMVASTKKAKTNTGLKAVDFFCGAGGMTCGLAQAGIQVLAGIDNNAECKETYSINNAPSEFLEYDISELNPPILEDKIGISPNDDELILVGCSPCQYWSKIRTIKKKSEKSAFLLEEFQKFVRHFHPGFVIIENVPGLYKDPKSYLPTFLRFLTDQGYTYAHEVVDSYHHGVPQKRPRYLLIATRLNCGASLPEKEKLTGLRLRDFIGVGNGFPPIEAGHKDDSDFIHTAAGLSEENLRRIKVTPHNGGTRFSWKDDPELQIEAYKEKDNCFRNVYGRAFWDQPAPTITTRFNSLSNGRFGHPEENRAFSLREGATLQTFPKDYVFRCSNESGIAKQIGNAVPPVLAKKIGTHIQRILEHGDI from the coding sequence ATGCTGAATTATAAAGATGACACTGATATGGTCGCGTCAACCAAGAAGGCCAAAACCAACACCGGCTTGAAGGCGGTCGACTTTTTCTGTGGTGCTGGCGGAATGACTTGCGGTTTGGCACAAGCGGGGATTCAAGTGCTCGCAGGCATCGACAACAACGCGGAGTGCAAAGAAACCTATAGCATCAATAACGCCCCATCTGAATTTCTCGAATACGATATCAGCGAGCTAAACCCACCAATTCTCGAAGACAAGATCGGTATTTCGCCTAATGACGATGAACTCATCCTTGTTGGCTGTAGCCCTTGTCAGTATTGGAGCAAGATCCGGACTATCAAAAAAAAGAGCGAAAAAAGTGCGTTTCTTCTAGAAGAATTTCAGAAGTTTGTTAGGCACTTTCACCCGGGCTTTGTCATCATTGAGAATGTCCCAGGCCTGTATAAAGACCCTAAAAGCTACCTGCCAACGTTCCTTCGTTTTCTTACAGACCAAGGCTATACCTATGCGCACGAGGTCGTGGACTCTTATCACCATGGAGTCCCTCAGAAACGTCCCAGGTATCTGCTTATTGCCACCCGGCTGAATTGTGGAGCTTCACTGCCGGAAAAAGAAAAGCTTACCGGGCTTCGCCTTCGTGATTTCATTGGCGTTGGCAACGGCTTTCCCCCCATCGAGGCGGGACACAAGGATGATTCGGACTTTATTCACACAGCGGCGGGCCTGTCTGAAGAGAACTTGAGACGAATCAAGGTTACTCCTCACAATGGCGGAACCCGGTTTAGTTGGAAAGATGATCCAGAGTTACAGATTGAAGCCTACAAGGAAAAGGACAACTGTTTTAGAAATGTTTATGGTCGGGCCTTCTGGGATCAGCCAGCTCCCACTATAACAACTCGGTTTAACAGCCTCTCGAATGGTAGGTTCGGTCATCCAGAAGAAAACCGGGCCTTTTCCTTGAGAGAGGGGGCAACCCTTCAAACGTTTCCGAAAGATTATGTCTTCCGTTGCTCCAACGAGTCCGGAATAGCAAAACAAATTGGCAATGCCGTTCCTCCGGTCTTGGCAAAAAAGATTGGAACCCACATCCAAAGGATTCTAGAACATGGCGACATTTAA
- a CDS encoding ATP-binding protein, whose amino-acid sequence MKCKRCQIPAVVALPSHHTAFCKDCFLVFARRLVERAIKEHSMFTFDDRILVAISGGKDSLALSWQLKDLGYNIEGLHIDLGIPESSPIARAYAERFCTANEIPLHVIETAKLGLAMCDVKRRVKRPICSVCGQTKRYLFNKFAQENGFTVLATGHNLDDETSRLFANVMRWDVEFLSDQGPVMHAEKGFAKKVKPLFRLTEFETANLCFLAGIDYGYAPCPYSSKASFPIYKNLLADLEDIQPGRKIRFYDGFLKDGRQGFAPRGETSVDIQPCTTCGYPTSAGECGFCRLTALMNDEG is encoded by the coding sequence ATGAAATGCAAACGCTGCCAGATCCCCGCCGTGGTCGCCCTGCCCAGCCACCACACCGCTTTCTGCAAGGACTGCTTCCTTGTTTTCGCCCGTCGCCTGGTGGAAAGGGCCATCAAGGAACACTCGATGTTCACCTTCGATGACCGCATCCTCGTCGCCATATCCGGCGGCAAGGACTCCCTGGCCCTGTCGTGGCAATTGAAGGATCTCGGCTACAACATCGAGGGCCTGCACATCGACCTTGGCATCCCGGAATCCTCCCCCATCGCGCGGGCCTACGCCGAGCGTTTCTGCACAGCCAACGAGATCCCCCTGCACGTCATCGAGACGGCCAAATTGGGGCTGGCCATGTGCGACGTCAAACGCCGGGTCAAGCGCCCCATCTGTTCCGTGTGCGGACAGACCAAGCGCTACCTGTTCAACAAGTTCGCCCAGGAGAACGGGTTCACGGTGCTGGCCACGGGACACAATCTCGATGACGAGACCTCGCGGCTTTTCGCCAATGTCATGCGCTGGGATGTGGAATTTCTGAGCGATCAGGGACCTGTCATGCACGCCGAGAAAGGTTTCGCCAAGAAGGTCAAGCCACTTTTCCGTCTGACCGAGTTCGAAACCGCGAACCTGTGCTTTCTAGCCGGCATCGACTACGGCTACGCCCCGTGCCCTTACAGTTCCAAGGCCAGCTTTCCCATCTACAAGAACCTGCTGGCGGACCTCGAAGACATCCAGCCGGGACGCAAGATCCGCTTTTATGACGGGTTCCTCAAGGACGGCCGGCAAGGCTTTGCCCCGCGCGGTGAGACAAGCGTGGACATTCAGCCCTGCACGACCTGCGGCTATCCGACGTCTGCCGGGGAGTGCGGCTTTTGTCGTCTGACGGCACTTATGAACGACGAAGGATGA
- a CDS encoding GGDEF domain-containing response regulator, translating to MSPHNARILLVDDEVTLLELLGDFLREQGHEVILADSGVKALDLYNSELPDLVLLDLKLPDLSGLDVLKHISSRDDETGLIVISGVGSTDDAIEALRRGAWDFLVKPFLNLEFVLHAVNKSLEKVHLKRENRLYREHLEEEVQRRTTELRQEIIARKRIEEDLRRSETRYKELSLTDELTGLYNARHFFRQVQAEVERAVRYNSPLSLCVLDIDNFKQYNDTYGHLNGDAVLSELGRIIQKLIRDADSAYRYGGEEFIIVLPETNREEAARVAERIRISFYEHAFYPKKGSGVHVSISLGVTSYCPGETVSDLVDRADQNMYAAKKCGRNTTVCR from the coding sequence ATGAGTCCACATAATGCCCGCATCCTGCTTGTCGACGACGAAGTGACTCTTCTTGAGTTGCTCGGCGATTTTCTGCGCGAACAAGGCCATGAGGTCATCCTGGCGGACTCAGGCGTCAAGGCCCTTGATCTCTACAATTCGGAGCTTCCGGATCTTGTGCTTCTTGACCTGAAGCTGCCGGACCTGTCCGGACTGGATGTACTCAAGCATATTTCCTCCCGGGATGACGAAACGGGTCTTATCGTCATTTCCGGGGTCGGCTCCACGGACGACGCCATCGAGGCCTTGCGCCGGGGCGCGTGGGATTTTCTGGTCAAGCCCTTCCTCAATCTGGAATTTGTGCTGCACGCCGTGAACAAAAGCCTGGAAAAAGTACATCTCAAACGGGAGAACAGGCTTTATCGTGAACATCTGGAAGAAGAGGTGCAGCGCCGGACCACCGAATTGCGGCAGGAAATCATCGCCCGCAAACGCATTGAGGAGGATCTGCGCCGCAGCGAGACGCGTTACAAGGAACTGAGCCTGACCGACGAACTGACCGGTCTCTACAATGCGCGTCATTTTTTCAGGCAGGTGCAGGCCGAGGTGGAACGGGCCGTGCGCTACAACAGCCCGCTATCTTTGTGCGTCCTCGATATCGACAATTTCAAGCAATACAACGACACTTACGGGCATCTGAATGGTGACGCCGTACTCTCGGAGCTGGGGCGGATCATCCAGAAACTGATCCGCGATGCGGACTCGGCCTACCGTTACGGAGGCGAGGAATTCATCATCGTCCTGCCGGAGACCAATCGCGAAGAAGCCGCCCGCGTGGCGGAGCGCATTCGGATCAGCTTTTACGAGCACGCCTTCTATCCCAAAAAAGGGAGCGGCGTTCATGTATCGATCAGCCTTGGCGTGACCAGCTATTGCCCGGGGGAAACAGTTTCAGACCTCGTCGACCGGGCCGATCAGAACATGTACGCCGCCAAGAAATGCGGCCGCAACACCACGGTTTGCAGATGA
- a CDS encoding ATP-binding protein: MATFKTRARALDMLGRQQIAGIPTAISELFKNAHDAYANRAEVDFYRSDGLFVLRDDGVGMTEEEFLDRWLTLGTESKLKGRNATPPPKMAGKDERILLGEKGVGRLAIAIIGPQVLVLSRAIREEALCETVAAFIHWGLFECPGADLDKIEFAVRTFPAGTLPTSKDINDMVDVCRSTLNGLKELFDADAFEKISNDLDSFVLDPYEIDGYVSDMSLQKEGHGTHFIIKPTSEMLCPDIDEGKAVDSAPPLYKMLRGFSNTMTPGHTPPVLQTAFRDHKSEEAFDDLIAVGKFFTPKEFINADHQICGEFDEYGQFNGSVTIFGKEFPNHIISWRGGHGSQARCGPFKISVANVQGAERESTLPLEDWGELIQKMNRFGGLYIYRDGVRMLPYGGNDSDWLDLEKNRSKSALYYHFSYRRIFGVVELSSTANPNLREKAGREGFRENGAYRDLQNILKNFFVQLAADFFRRDAAEDFFQVKKAELNDQDAARRKREMQVSQKRTVFKEQIDTFFHKVDVGDPQLFVGQLIDDIHADLRVAALINNPAEAAEAFMKAEADARAKLSTFENEYRIVKPRIGLGKAVLDDWAKYQTAFENLQIKVFSQARELIEGEVQERAAEAKIALDKRIRIERSLDELSKDAQKVGRTERRATEEQASQVNTDVLNAAKSSVKNINAVMQSVFAEFARLDVSSMDDDSIIKERDRLEKALIDVRDKERAYLQRLQNQLESIDTSEGSTQIEQMEALEQRAIALEEQVATDLQLTQLGMAIEVINHEFDSSIRSIRDYIRRLKGWADINEGLEGIYQGIRSSFDHLDGYLTLFTPLHRRLYRKEVKISGSEINKFLIDLFGERFKRHEVELLATPSFKRAEFMGYPSSFYPVFVNVVDNAIFWIKDQPTRVITLDAIGSTLVIKDTGPGVPERDHDSIFELGFSRKPGGRGMGLHISREVLSRVDYDLSLRHTHSGAEFHISPKVFDA, encoded by the coding sequence ATGGCGACATTTAAAACTCGCGCTCGTGCTCTCGATATGCTCGGAAGACAGCAAATCGCCGGTATTCCTACGGCGATCAGCGAGTTGTTTAAAAACGCCCATGATGCTTATGCCAATAGGGCTGAGGTCGACTTCTATCGCTCTGATGGGCTCTTTGTCCTCCGAGATGACGGTGTGGGGATGACTGAGGAAGAGTTCCTCGACAGGTGGCTCACCCTTGGTACGGAAAGCAAGTTAAAGGGTAGAAATGCAACACCTCCCCCAAAGATGGCAGGCAAGGATGAACGCATCCTCTTGGGCGAAAAGGGTGTTGGGCGTCTAGCAATAGCAATCATTGGGCCACAAGTTTTAGTACTATCCAGAGCCATTCGTGAAGAAGCTCTCTGTGAGACCGTCGCCGCTTTCATCCATTGGGGTCTTTTCGAATGCCCTGGCGCGGATCTCGATAAAATAGAATTTGCAGTGAGGACGTTCCCTGCTGGCACGTTGCCGACCAGTAAGGACATCAACGATATGGTTGATGTGTGCCGTTCGACTTTGAATGGCCTAAAAGAGCTCTTTGATGCAGACGCTTTTGAAAAAATTTCTAACGACCTGGATTCGTTTGTATTAGACCCGTATGAAATAGATGGCTACGTCAGTGACATGAGTCTTCAGAAAGAAGGGCACGGAACGCATTTTATCATAAAACCCACTTCAGAGATGTTGTGCCCTGATATTGATGAAGGCAAGGCGGTCGACTCCGCCCCCCCCCTCTATAAGATGCTCAGAGGCTTTTCCAACACAATGACCCCTGGCCATACACCTCCAGTCCTTCAAACGGCCTTTCGCGACCATAAGTCAGAAGAAGCATTTGATGATCTTATTGCTGTGGGAAAATTTTTTACACCCAAAGAGTTTATTAATGCGGACCACCAGATATGCGGAGAATTCGATGAGTATGGGCAGTTTAATGGCTCTGTTACAATTTTTGGCAAAGAATTCCCAAATCATATTATTTCGTGGCGAGGTGGACACGGCTCCCAGGCTAGGTGTGGCCCTTTTAAGATTTCCGTTGCAAACGTTCAAGGCGCTGAACGAGAAAGCACTCTTCCTTTAGAGGATTGGGGTGAATTGATTCAAAAAATGAATCGGTTTGGAGGGCTTTACATCTACAGAGATGGAGTGCGCATGCTGCCCTATGGAGGCAATGATAGCGACTGGCTCGATTTGGAAAAGAATCGATCCAAGAGCGCATTGTATTACCACTTTTCTTATAGAAGAATATTTGGGGTTGTTGAACTTTCAAGCACGGCCAATCCCAATCTGCGAGAGAAAGCTGGGCGTGAAGGATTTCGTGAAAATGGGGCATATAGAGACCTACAAAACATTCTCAAGAATTTTTTTGTGCAGCTTGCCGCTGACTTTTTTAGGAGAGATGCCGCTGAAGACTTTTTCCAAGTCAAGAAAGCTGAATTGAACGACCAGGATGCAGCAAGACGAAAACGGGAGATGCAAGTTTCCCAAAAAAGGACAGTTTTTAAAGAGCAAATTGATACTTTCTTTCATAAAGTTGACGTGGGTGATCCGCAATTATTTGTCGGTCAACTCATTGATGATATTCATGCTGATCTGCGAGTCGCAGCATTAATAAATAATCCTGCGGAAGCAGCGGAAGCTTTCATGAAAGCTGAAGCTGACGCGAGAGCAAAACTAAGTACTTTTGAAAATGAGTACCGTATCGTTAAGCCTAGGATAGGACTAGGCAAAGCGGTTCTTGACGATTGGGCAAAATACCAAACGGCTTTCGAGAATCTCCAGATTAAAGTTTTTTCTCAGGCTCGCGAGTTGATTGAGGGCGAGGTGCAGGAACGGGCCGCAGAAGCAAAAATTGCCCTGGATAAGCGAATACGTATCGAGCGTTCCCTCGATGAGTTGTCCAAGGACGCCCAAAAAGTTGGACGCACAGAGCGACGAGCGACTGAAGAGCAAGCATCTCAGGTGAATACTGATGTCCTTAACGCGGCTAAATCCAGCGTAAAAAATATCAACGCGGTGATGCAATCCGTCTTTGCTGAATTTGCACGTTTGGATGTGTCATCAATGGATGATGACTCAATCATCAAAGAACGTGATCGACTGGAAAAAGCACTGATAGATGTCCGAGATAAGGAACGTGCCTACCTCCAGCGACTGCAAAATCAACTTGAATCCATAGACACATCCGAAGGCTCCACACAGATCGAACAAATGGAAGCCCTTGAACAAAGAGCTATCGCACTTGAAGAGCAAGTCGCAACAGATCTTCAGTTGACCCAACTCGGGATGGCTATAGAGGTTATAAATCATGAGTTTGACTCAAGTATTAGATCTATCCGTGACTATATCCGTAGGCTTAAGGGTTGGGCAGATATTAATGAGGGGCTTGAGGGAATATATCAAGGTATCCGGAGTAGTTTTGACCACCTAGATGGCTACTTGACTCTATTCACCCCTCTTCACAGGCGTCTTTATAGGAAAGAAGTTAAGATTTCCGGCTCAGAAATCAATAAATTTCTCATAGATTTGTTTGGTGAACGGTTCAAACGGCATGAAGTCGAGTTGCTTGCAACACCTTCCTTTAAGAGGGCAGAGTTCATGGGCTACCCTTCTTCATTTTACCCAGTATTTGTGAACGTGGTCGATAATGCAATCTTTTGGATAAAGGATCAGCCGACTCGGGTAATCACATTGGACGCCATAGGTAGCACCCTTGTAATCAAAGACACCGGACCTGGTGTTCCCGAACGGGATCATGATTCGATTTTTGAACTTGGGTTTTCTCGCAAACCTGGAGGGCGCGGCATGGGACTCCATATCTCGCGTGAAGTTCTCTCCCGTGTCGATTACGACTTGAGTTTGCGTCACACACACTCTGGCGCTGAATTTCATATTTCTCCTAAAGTCTTCGACGCATAA
- a CDS encoding IscA/HesB family protein, with protein MFELTKAAKEQLDMHFAGKEVSPIRVYMAAGUGGPRLALALDEQKDNDVVHEIDGYKFLVETALMEESKPISVEFHPHMGFNIKSGLKESSSGCSSCTSCG; from the coding sequence ATGTTCGAACTTACAAAGGCTGCCAAAGAGCAGCTCGATATGCACTTCGCTGGCAAAGAAGTGTCCCCAATCCGGGTCTACATGGCCGCCGGCTGAGGCGGGCCTCGCTTGGCGCTTGCTCTGGATGAGCAAAAAGACAACGACGTAGTACACGAAATTGACGGATACAAATTCCTGGTTGAAACCGCTCTGATGGAAGAATCGAAACCCATTTCCGTGGAATTTCATCCGCACATGGGCTTCAACATCAAATCGGGGCTCAAGGAGTCTTCTTCGGGATGCTCTTCCTGCACATCCTGCGGTTAA